From one Actinomyces sp. Marseille-P3109 genomic stretch:
- a CDS encoding type I polyketide synthase has protein sequence MHTTSQAPSPATTIAERLSGGEPYIITFGGQATPWRQTLADLVSLDQALADDVVAVDRAVSERLAPVATDLLTVTPRGSRLLDDAAAPVVPQHRTTADGADVSVPGILMAQHAALASLPAAGINTVTHAPVGAIGHSQGVLGVSLLEAVRASDRERIIEVHAIARLIGAAATRTTRRLDLGTVGESTPMLSVRGVTRSVLDAVLARVPGSERISVGVTNGLQAHILSGRPADLERVVTALEAAAARSAKARKNRRRGGAVLAPVTEFLTTSVPFHTPLLANAVDDVAAWAADCGLDGKLARDLATAVLIDPVDWPGLVTGALGIGSAEPVRTVLDLGPGNVLVRLTEGVVAGTGTTVVPAGTAKAIDDLDRAGVAPQPSVDRSRFAPRITRLPDGRLTLDTAFTRLTGRSAVLLAGMTPTTVDPAIVAAAANAGYWAELAGGGQTTPAVLAENLEGLEEALEPGRTAAFNAMFMDRYLWNLHLGTQRLLSKARAGGAPIDGITISAGIPELDEATALLERLHAEGFPYIAFKPGTVDQIRQVLAIARAVPDSPVIIQIEDGHAGGHHSWEDLDTMLLATYDAIRAVTNVVLVVGGGIGTPTRAADYLTGRWAEAYGTAAAPVDGVMIGTAAMTCLEAKTNDDVKQLLVDTPGIPEDSGVEGGWVASGESIGGMTSGLSHLRADLYEIDNSSARASRLIQELAGDEAAMAARRQEMIDALARTAKPYFGDVEEMTYLEWATRYAELCVAPHEGRPATRADWADEGWYDRFIDLLHRVEARLSRADHGEIPTLFADYDAVIDSDSALAALAERYPSAASTLVEPVDAAWFVDLCRKHPKPVPFVPVVDADILRWWGTDSLWQSQDPRYTADQVRIIPGPVAVAGITTINEPVGELLGRFETAAVEALHDAGTGEQEAAGRLGAAPAVADGALAAPVADAKELVQVAPHVLWNGHLTVNPAIVLGDDAYNVVARPDVAEDAYDLDIRLDTHWDGTPGGDDIHAVRRLVVPLRLARAWDGAAPLVDPERISETMNDLLRATAGVGAVSITGDDVDHLPEVRPAQAGATDALGRPATQPFGTIHGSFTLASTLGHDHASVTADALPVDLSAAPFVPDALLGPCWPVVYAALGSVVEDGMPLIEGLLGAVHLDHTIDLHLTLHQLQAAAATTSPTINVTGWVAALEESSAGRVVDVRLELTDAGDGTLVALMRERFAIRGRASGNAVPSAPELAGGTGRETAPAARRILRRTTVTAPADMTAFARVTGDFNPIHTSYNAAHVAGMDAPLVHGMWLSATAQQVAASTAADGSRHVLAGWTYVMTGPVELGDDVEITVERTGLVVGGGYVLEVVCRINGEVVSRGTAVTTPEPTAYVYPGQGIQTPGMGLDEMSSSKAARAVWERADAHTRAELGFSVINLVRDNPTEMTARGITYRHPEGLLNLTQFTQVALATVAMATTARLAEAGALVDNAAFAGHSLGEYTALSAYGRVMPVETTISIVFQRGSTMHSLVPRDADGASNYRMGALRPNQAGLKADEVEAYVQSISQETGEFLQIVNHNLAGVQYAVAGTIKGLDALAADARAKAKARGGKNPFMFVPGIDVPFHSEVLRPGVPEFRGRLLELVPDDLDIERLVGHYVPNLVARPFALTQDFARSILEVVPSEPVKEILADWDSWAKRPTELARVLLVELLAWQFASPVRWIETQEVLLASPNEGGLGIERIIEVGLAGSPTLANLATNTLRLPQHAGRHVTVHNARRDEARVLATDTDPAVELTEPEFDVPATQEPAAEAGAPAEAAAATPSPAPAAEAAPAPAAPAAGGPVDDLAFGATDALTVLLAHASRIRPEQIGATDTTETLTNGVSSRRNQLLMDLGTELELASIDGAADADMTALAATVAKGAPGYKAFGPVLTEAIRVGLGRLLGPSGVRASRIADRVTGTWGLGQGWVSHVTAALFLGTREGSSMRGEDLASLGSSAPLTSAGAVDTLIDAAVQAVAADHGVAVSKPSAGGAGGAVVDSAALDAFAQSVTGDEGVLATTARTLLDALGLAEKATVPADADDEAARTRAALAALDAELGAGWVKSVTPAFTAERAVLIDDRWATAREDVARLGSGETNLDASRHLLAPERFVGLGQAVADHATWWAKQVKGSELADAAERAALLTGIAQAAPEAPRAGDPTVRWSEDVAVVTGVAPGSIAAAVVGELLAGGATVVATSSRLTHERLEFATTLYREHAAAGAKLWMVPANLSSYRDVDALAEWIGNDQVVTSGGSTKVVKEALVPTLLFPFAAPRVSGTLADAGPAAESQTRLLLWSVERTIAALSAIGTDTHVDHRLHVVLPGSPNRGTFGGDGAYGEVKSALDAIANRWSSERVWAQRVTLAHPRIGWVRGTGLMGGNDPLVAAVEAAGVRTWATEEIASELIDLCTTEVRTRAAEAPVDADLTGGLGDDIDLVALRESAAAQAAAPTQESEAPAVIKALPTPVVPTQPTAPQWGEVSADLDDLVVIISTGEVSTWGSGRTRREAELGMSGGEDVDLTAAGVLELAWGMGLLTWQDSPKAGWYDTDGELVEESDILDRYRDEVVARCGIREFVDDGVIAPIADEEVTVYLDRDITLSVPDEATARTIEVSDPEHTLVVPDAETGEWTVTRLAGSLARVPRRAALSRTVGGQFPRDFDPERWGIPASMTQGMDPIASWNLVTAVDAFLSAGFTPAELLKAVHPSDVASTQGTGFGGMESMRKMFVGRFLGEERPSDILQEALPNVVAAHVMQSYIGGYGAMVQPVSACATAAVSIEEGWDKIALGKADVVVAGAIDDISIESVVGFGNMNATAEAAAMRAKGISDRHFSRANDRRRGGFVEAEGGGTVILARGSVAAQLGLPVAGVVGFVSSYADGAHTSIPAPGLGALAAGRGGRSSRLAKALAALGVEADDIALVSKHDTSTGANDPNESELHTRLARALGRSEGNSLVAVSQKTITGHAKGGAAVFQVAGLTEILASGVAPGNASLDVVDVPLAKDSFWVWPRRPIRLAGRGGEDGRVPGAGPVRAGLLTSLGFGHVSGLIAIVHPGAFEAALRQAAGQEAVDAWLASANARLAAGTRRRRAGMIGRAPLFEPVQGRRLGEESKQRDPHEVEAAMLLDPDARLGADGVYHAGE, from the coding sequence GTGCACACGACCTCGCAAGCCCCCAGCCCCGCGACCACGATCGCTGAGCGCCTGAGCGGAGGCGAGCCCTACATCATCACCTTCGGTGGCCAGGCCACCCCCTGGCGCCAGACGCTCGCCGACCTCGTCTCCTTGGACCAGGCGCTGGCCGACGACGTCGTGGCCGTGGACCGGGCCGTGTCCGAGCGCCTGGCTCCCGTGGCCACCGATCTGCTCACCGTGACCCCGCGCGGGTCAAGGCTCCTCGACGATGCGGCCGCGCCGGTCGTGCCCCAGCACCGCACCACCGCCGACGGTGCCGACGTCTCCGTGCCCGGCATTCTCATGGCCCAGCACGCCGCCCTGGCCTCGCTTCCGGCAGCCGGCATCAACACCGTCACCCACGCCCCGGTGGGCGCCATCGGCCACTCCCAGGGCGTCCTGGGAGTCAGCCTCCTCGAGGCCGTGCGGGCCTCGGACCGCGAGAGGATCATCGAGGTCCACGCCATCGCCCGCCTCATCGGCGCCGCGGCCACCCGCACCACCCGCCGCCTCGACCTGGGTACGGTGGGGGAGTCCACCCCCATGCTCTCGGTGCGCGGCGTGACCCGCAGCGTGCTCGACGCCGTCCTGGCCCGGGTCCCCGGCTCCGAGAGGATCTCCGTGGGGGTCACCAACGGGCTCCAGGCTCATATCCTCTCCGGGCGACCCGCCGACCTCGAGCGCGTCGTCACCGCCCTGGAGGCGGCCGCCGCCCGCAGCGCCAAGGCCCGCAAGAACCGCCGCCGCGGCGGCGCCGTCCTGGCCCCGGTCACCGAGTTCCTCACCACCTCGGTTCCCTTCCACACCCCGCTGCTGGCCAACGCCGTCGACGACGTCGCCGCCTGGGCGGCCGACTGCGGCCTGGATGGAAAGCTCGCCCGCGACCTGGCCACCGCCGTGCTCATCGACCCGGTCGACTGGCCCGGTCTGGTCACCGGCGCCCTGGGCATCGGCTCGGCCGAACCAGTGCGCACCGTCCTGGACCTGGGTCCGGGCAACGTGCTGGTCCGTCTCACCGAGGGCGTCGTGGCCGGCACCGGCACCACGGTCGTGCCCGCGGGGACTGCCAAGGCCATCGACGACCTCGACCGCGCCGGCGTCGCCCCGCAGCCCAGCGTCGACCGCTCCCGCTTCGCCCCGCGCATCACCCGCCTGCCCGACGGCCGCCTCACCCTGGACACGGCCTTCACCCGCCTGACCGGCCGCAGCGCCGTCCTCCTGGCCGGGATGACCCCCACCACCGTGGACCCCGCCATCGTGGCGGCGGCCGCCAACGCCGGCTACTGGGCCGAGCTCGCCGGTGGTGGGCAGACCACCCCCGCCGTCCTGGCCGAGAACCTCGAGGGCCTGGAGGAGGCGCTCGAGCCGGGCCGCACCGCGGCCTTCAACGCCATGTTCATGGACCGCTACCTGTGGAACCTGCACCTGGGTACCCAGCGTCTGCTGTCCAAGGCCCGCGCCGGCGGCGCCCCCATCGACGGCATCACCATCTCCGCAGGCATCCCTGAGCTCGACGAGGCCACCGCCCTGCTCGAGCGCCTCCACGCCGAGGGCTTCCCCTACATCGCCTTCAAGCCCGGCACCGTGGACCAGATCCGCCAGGTGCTGGCCATCGCGCGCGCCGTGCCCGACAGCCCCGTCATCATCCAGATCGAGGACGGACACGCCGGTGGCCACCACTCGTGGGAGGACCTGGACACCATGCTCCTGGCCACCTACGACGCCATCCGCGCCGTCACCAACGTCGTGCTCGTCGTCGGAGGCGGAATCGGTACGCCCACCCGTGCAGCCGACTACCTCACCGGCCGCTGGGCAGAGGCCTACGGCACGGCCGCCGCCCCCGTCGACGGCGTCATGATCGGCACCGCCGCCATGACCTGTCTGGAGGCCAAGACCAACGACGACGTCAAGCAGCTCCTCGTCGACACCCCCGGAATCCCCGAGGACTCCGGGGTCGAGGGCGGCTGGGTCGCCTCCGGGGAGTCCATCGGCGGTATGACCTCCGGCCTGTCCCACCTGCGTGCCGATCTCTACGAGATCGACAACTCCTCGGCCCGCGCCTCGCGCCTCATCCAGGAGCTCGCCGGTGACGAGGCCGCCATGGCCGCTCGCCGTCAGGAGATGATCGACGCCCTGGCCAGAACCGCCAAGCCCTACTTCGGCGACGTCGAGGAGATGACCTACCTCGAGTGGGCCACCCGTTATGCCGAGCTGTGCGTCGCCCCGCACGAGGGTCGCCCCGCCACCCGCGCCGACTGGGCCGACGAGGGCTGGTACGACCGCTTCATCGACCTGCTGCACCGCGTCGAGGCCCGCCTGAGCCGGGCGGACCACGGCGAGATCCCCACACTCTTCGCCGACTACGACGCCGTTATCGACTCCGACTCCGCCCTGGCCGCCCTGGCCGAGCGCTACCCGTCGGCTGCCTCCACCCTCGTGGAGCCCGTCGACGCCGCCTGGTTCGTCGACCTGTGCCGCAAGCACCCCAAGCCCGTGCCCTTCGTGCCCGTGGTCGACGCCGACATCCTGCGCTGGTGGGGCACCGACTCCCTGTGGCAGTCCCAGGACCCGCGCTACACCGCCGACCAGGTGCGCATCATCCCCGGTCCCGTGGCCGTCGCCGGCATCACCACCATCAACGAACCCGTCGGTGAGCTGCTGGGCCGCTTCGAGACCGCCGCCGTCGAGGCCCTCCACGACGCCGGCACCGGCGAGCAGGAGGCAGCCGGCCGCCTGGGCGCCGCCCCCGCCGTGGCCGACGGGGCGCTGGCCGCCCCTGTGGCCGACGCCAAGGAGCTCGTCCAGGTCGCCCCCCACGTCCTGTGGAACGGTCACCTGACCGTCAACCCGGCCATCGTCCTGGGTGACGACGCCTACAACGTCGTCGCCCGCCCGGACGTCGCCGAGGACGCCTACGACCTCGACATCCGCCTCGACACCCACTGGGATGGTACCCCCGGCGGCGACGACATCCACGCGGTGCGCCGTCTTGTGGTGCCGCTGCGGCTGGCCCGCGCCTGGGACGGTGCCGCCCCGCTGGTCGACCCCGAGCGCATCAGTGAGACGATGAACGACCTGCTGCGCGCCACCGCCGGTGTGGGAGCTGTGTCCATCACCGGTGACGACGTCGACCACCTGCCCGAGGTCCGCCCCGCGCAGGCCGGAGCCACGGACGCCCTGGGGCGTCCCGCCACCCAGCCGTTCGGCACCATCCACGGCTCCTTCACGCTGGCGAGCACCCTGGGTCACGACCACGCCTCGGTGACGGCCGACGCGCTGCCGGTGGACCTCTCGGCCGCCCCGTTCGTCCCCGACGCCCTCCTCGGCCCCTGCTGGCCGGTGGTCTACGCCGCCCTGGGCAGCGTCGTCGAGGACGGCATGCCGCTCATCGAGGGGCTGCTCGGTGCGGTCCACCTGGACCACACCATCGACCTGCACCTCACCCTCCACCAGCTCCAGGCGGCTGCGGCCACCACCAGCCCCACGATCAACGTCACCGGCTGGGTCGCTGCCCTGGAGGAGTCCAGTGCCGGCCGCGTCGTTGACGTGCGCCTGGAGCTGACCGACGCCGGCGACGGCACCCTCGTGGCACTGATGCGCGAGCGCTTCGCCATCCGCGGCCGTGCCTCGGGCAACGCCGTGCCCAGCGCACCCGAGCTCGCCGGTGGCACCGGACGCGAGACCGCCCCCGCCGCCCGCCGCATCCTGCGCCGTACCACCGTCACCGCGCCGGCGGACATGACGGCCTTCGCTCGGGTCACCGGCGACTTCAACCCGATCCACACCTCCTACAACGCCGCCCACGTGGCCGGCATGGACGCTCCGCTCGTCCACGGCATGTGGCTGTCGGCCACCGCGCAGCAGGTGGCGGCCTCCACCGCCGCCGACGGCTCCCGCCACGTCCTGGCCGGCTGGACCTACGTCATGACCGGACCGGTGGAGCTGGGCGACGACGTCGAGATCACCGTGGAGCGCACCGGCCTGGTGGTCGGCGGCGGCTACGTTCTGGAGGTCGTGTGCCGCATCAACGGCGAGGTCGTCTCCCGCGGCACCGCCGTGACGACGCCCGAACCAACCGCTTACGTCTACCCCGGCCAGGGCATCCAGACCCCCGGCATGGGCCTGGATGAGATGAGCTCCTCCAAGGCCGCCCGCGCGGTCTGGGAGCGGGCCGACGCCCACACCCGCGCCGAGCTGGGCTTCTCCGTCATCAACCTGGTGCGTGACAACCCCACCGAGATGACCGCCCGCGGCATCACCTACCGCCACCCCGAGGGCCTGCTCAACCTCACCCAGTTCACCCAGGTGGCCCTGGCCACCGTGGCCATGGCAACCACCGCGCGCCTGGCCGAGGCCGGTGCCCTGGTGGATAACGCCGCCTTCGCCGGCCACTCCCTGGGCGAGTACACGGCCCTGAGCGCCTACGGGCGCGTCATGCCCGTGGAGACGACGATCTCGATCGTCTTCCAGCGCGGCTCCACCATGCACTCACTGGTGCCCCGCGACGCCGACGGCGCCTCGAACTACCGCATGGGCGCCCTGCGCCCCAACCAGGCAGGGCTCAAGGCCGACGAGGTCGAGGCCTACGTGCAGTCGATCTCCCAGGAGACCGGCGAGTTCCTCCAGATCGTCAACCACAACCTGGCCGGGGTCCAGTACGCCGTGGCCGGCACGATCAAGGGCCTGGACGCCCTGGCCGCGGACGCCCGAGCCAAGGCCAAGGCCCGTGGGGGCAAGAACCCCTTCATGTTCGTGCCCGGCATCGATGTGCCCTTCCACTCCGAGGTGCTGCGCCCCGGTGTCCCGGAGTTCCGCGGCCGCCTGCTCGAGCTCGTCCCCGACGACCTGGACATCGAGCGCCTCGTGGGCCACTACGTGCCCAACCTCGTGGCCCGTCCGTTCGCGCTGACCCAGGACTTCGCTCGCTCGATCCTCGAGGTCGTGCCCTCCGAGCCCGTCAAGGAGATCCTGGCCGACTGGGACTCCTGGGCGAAGCGCCCCACCGAGCTGGCCCGCGTCCTGCTCGTCGAGCTCCTGGCCTGGCAGTTCGCCTCCCCGGTGCGCTGGATCGAGACCCAGGAGGTCCTGCTGGCCTCCCCGAACGAGGGCGGCCTGGGGATCGAGCGCATCATCGAGGTGGGCCTGGCAGGCTCGCCCACCCTGGCGAACCTGGCCACCAACACCCTGCGCCTGCCCCAGCACGCCGGGCGCCACGTCACCGTGCACAACGCGCGCCGCGACGAGGCCCGGGTCCTGGCCACCGACACCGACCCCGCCGTGGAGCTCACCGAGCCGGAGTTCGACGTCCCGGCCACGCAGGAGCCCGCCGCCGAGGCCGGCGCCCCTGCAGAGGCGGCTGCCGCCACGCCGTCCCCGGCCCCCGCGGCCGAGGCCGCACCCGCTCCTGCGGCTCCGGCCGCCGGCGGGCCGGTCGATGACCTGGCCTTCGGGGCGACCGACGCTCTGACGGTGCTGCTGGCCCACGCCTCGCGCATCCGCCCCGAGCAGATCGGCGCCACCGACACCACCGAGACGCTCACCAACGGGGTCTCCTCGCGCCGTAACCAGCTCCTCATGGACCTGGGAACCGAGCTCGAGCTCGCCTCCATCGACGGCGCCGCCGACGCCGACATGACCGCCCTGGCGGCCACGGTCGCCAAGGGCGCCCCCGGTTACAAGGCCTTCGGCCCCGTCCTCACCGAGGCCATCCGCGTGGGTCTGGGCCGTCTCCTGGGCCCCTCGGGCGTGCGCGCCTCACGGATCGCCGACCGCGTCACCGGCACCTGGGGCCTGGGACAGGGCTGGGTCTCCCATGTGACCGCCGCCCTGTTCCTGGGTACCCGTGAGGGCTCCTCGATGCGCGGCGAGGATCTGGCCTCCCTGGGGTCCTCGGCCCCGCTGACCAGTGCCGGCGCCGTCGACACGCTCATCGACGCCGCAGTTCAGGCCGTCGCCGCCGACCACGGCGTGGCCGTCTCCAAGCCGAGCGCCGGTGGCGCCGGCGGAGCGGTCGTCGACTCCGCCGCTCTGGACGCCTTCGCCCAGAGCGTCACCGGCGATGAGGGCGTTCTGGCCACCACGGCCCGCACCCTCCTGGACGCCCTGGGCCTGGCCGAGAAGGCCACTGTCCCAGCTGACGCCGACGACGAGGCCGCCCGAACCCGCGCCGCCCTGGCGGCCCTGGACGCCGAGCTCGGCGCCGGATGGGTCAAGTCCGTCACCCCGGCCTTCACCGCCGAGCGCGCCGTCCTCATCGACGACCGCTGGGCCACGGCCCGCGAGGACGTCGCCCGCCTCGGTTCCGGCGAGACCAACCTGGACGCCTCCCGCCACCTCCTGGCGCCCGAGCGCTTCGTGGGCCTGGGACAGGCGGTGGCCGACCACGCCACCTGGTGGGCGAAGCAGGTGAAGGGCTCCGAGCTGGCCGACGCCGCCGAGCGCGCCGCACTCCTGACCGGGATCGCGCAGGCAGCCCCGGAGGCGCCACGGGCCGGTGACCCCACGGTCCGCTGGTCCGAGGACGTCGCCGTCGTCACCGGTGTGGCCCCCGGGTCCATCGCCGCTGCCGTCGTCGGCGAGCTCTTGGCAGGAGGGGCCACCGTGGTGGCCACCAGCTCGCGCCTGACCCACGAGCGCCTGGAGTTCGCCACCACCCTCTACCGCGAGCACGCCGCGGCCGGCGCCAAGCTGTGGATGGTTCCCGCGAACCTGTCCTCCTACCGCGATGTCGACGCCCTGGCAGAGTGGATCGGCAATGACCAGGTGGTCACCTCCGGCGGCTCCACCAAGGTCGTCAAGGAGGCCCTGGTTCCCACCCTCCTGTTCCCCTTCGCCGCACCGCGCGTCTCCGGCACGCTGGCCGACGCCGGCCCCGCCGCGGAGTCCCAGACCCGTCTGCTGCTGTGGTCGGTGGAGCGCACCATCGCGGCCCTGAGCGCGATCGGCACCGACACCCACGTCGACCACCGCCTCCACGTGGTGCTGCCAGGTTCCCCGAACCGAGGCACCTTCGGCGGTGACGGCGCCTACGGCGAGGTCAAGTCCGCCCTGGACGCGATCGCCAACCGCTGGTCCTCCGAACGGGTCTGGGCCCAGCGCGTCACCCTGGCCCACCCGCGCATCGGCTGGGTCAGGGGGACCGGCCTCATGGGTGGCAACGACCCGCTCGTTGCCGCCGTCGAGGCCGCCGGGGTCCGCACCTGGGCCACCGAGGAGATCGCCTCCGAGCTGATCGACCTGTGCACCACCGAGGTGCGTACCCGCGCCGCTGAGGCTCCCGTGGACGCCGACCTCACCGGCGGGCTGGGTGACGACATCGACCTGGTGGCCCTGCGTGAGAGCGCCGCCGCCCAGGCGGCCGCACCCACCCAGGAGAGCGAGGCTCCGGCCGTCATCAAGGCCCTGCCCACCCCGGTGGTCCCGACCCAGCCCACCGCCCCCCAGTGGGGCGAGGTGAGCGCCGACCTCGATGACCTGGTCGTCATCATCTCCACCGGCGAGGTCTCCACCTGGGGCTCGGGCCGCACGCGCCGCGAGGCCGAGCTGGGCATGAGCGGCGGGGAGGACGTCGACCTGACCGCCGCCGGCGTCCTCGAGCTCGCCTGGGGCATGGGTTTGCTCACCTGGCAGGACAGCCCCAAGGCCGGCTGGTACGACACCGACGGCGAGCTGGTCGAGGAGTCCGACATCCTGGACCGTTACCGCGACGAGGTCGTGGCCCGCTGCGGTATCCGCGAGTTCGTTGACGACGGTGTCATCGCGCCGATCGCCGATGAGGAGGTCACCGTCTACCTCGACCGCGACATCACCCTGTCGGTTCCCGACGAGGCCACGGCCCGTACCATCGAGGTCTCCGACCCCGAGCACACGCTCGTGGTGCCCGACGCCGAGACCGGAGAGTGGACCGTCACCCGCCTGGCCGGCTCGCTGGCCCGGGTGCCGCGCCGTGCTGCCCTGTCGCGCACGGTCGGTGGCCAGTTCCCGCGCGACTTCGACCCGGAGCGCTGGGGCATCCCCGCCTCGATGACACAGGGCATGGACCCGATCGCCTCGTGGAACCTGGTCACCGCCGTCGACGCCTTCCTGTCGGCCGGCTTCACCCCGGCCGAGCTGCTCAAGGCCGTCCACCCCTCCGACGTGGCCTCCACGCAGGGAACCGGGTTCGGCGGTATGGAGTCGATGCGCAAGATGTTCGTCGGCCGGTTCCTGGGTGAGGAGCGTCCCAGCGACATCCTCCAGGAGGCCCTGCCCAACGTCGTGGCCGCCCACGTCATGCAGTCCTACATCGGCGGCTACGGCGCCATGGTCCAGCCGGTGAGCGCCTGCGCCACCGCGGCCGTCTCCATCGAGGAGGGCTGGGACAAGATCGCCCTGGGCAAGGCCGACGTCGTCGTTGCCGGCGCCATCGATGACATCTCGATCGAGTCCGTCGTCGGCTTCGGCAACATGAACGCCACCGCGGAGGCCGCGGCCATGCGGGCCAAGGGCATCTCCGACCGGCACTTCTCACGCGCTAACGACCGCCGTCGCGGCGGCTTCGTGGAGGCCGAGGGCGGCGGCACGGTGATCCTGGCCCGCGGATCGGTGGCGGCCCAGCTGGGCCTGCCGGTCGCCGGCGTGGTCGGTTTCGTCTCCTCCTACGCCGACGGCGCCCACACCTCGATCCCGGCTCCCGGCCTGGGGGCTCTGGCCGCAGGCCGCGGCGGGCGCAGTTCGCGCCTGGCCAAGGCCCTGGCCGCCCTGGGCGTGGAGGCCGACGACATCGCGCTGGTCTCCAAGCACGACACCTCCACCGGGGCCAACGACCCCAACGAGTCCGAGCTGCACACGCGCCTGGCTCGTGCCCTGGGACGCTCCGAGGGCAACTCACTGGTGGCGGTCTCACAGAAGACCATCACCGGTCACGCCAAGGGCGGTGCCGCGGTCTTCCAGGTCGCGGGCCTCACCGAGATCCTCGCCTCCGGCGTGGCTCCCGGTAACGCCTCCCTGGACGTCGTCGACGTCCCGCTGGCCAAGGACTCCTTCTGGGTGTGGCCACGTCGCCCCATCCGCCTGGCCGGTCGCGGCGGCGAGGACGGGCGCGTCCCCGGCGCCGGTCCGGTGCGTGCGGGACTGCTGACCTCGTTGGGCTTCGGGCACGTCTCGGGTCTCATCGCGATCGTGCACCCCGGCGCCTTCGAGGCCGCGCTGCGTCAGGCCGCGGGCCAGGAGGCGGTCGACGCCTGGCTGGCCTCCGCCAACGCCCGCCTGGCCGCAGGCACCCGGCGCCGTCGCGCCGGCATGATCGGTCGGGCTCCGCTGTTCGAGCCGGTTCAGGGCCGTCGCCTGGGCGAGGAGTCCAAGCAGCGCGACCCGCACGAGGTCGAGGCCGCCATGCTGCTCGACCCCGACGCGCGCCTGGGCGCCGACGGCGTCTACCACGCCGGCGAGTGA
- a CDS encoding acyl-CoA carboxylase subunit beta — MADSPSTSAFRQRIARVDREAEERAASRQHAKGKRTARERINDLLDDSTFLEIGRYTGSGAGEKARPSGVVTGFGQIDGRQVAVYSQDFSVSGGALGTIEGDKIVRLLDDALRLRIPVIGLIDSGGAKIQEGVGALRQYGRIFNRTCAASGLVPQISVILGPCAGGAVYSPALTDFVIATRQASHMFVTGPDVVRATTGEQISAEDLGGAQIHGSVSGVVHYVADDEEDALGQVRNFLAYLPSSAELDAPMYAYDDTDAQADAEAARSVGEIVPASTRQAYDVVEVVSAVVDHGELVQVQEEFAANVVVGFACFEGHPVGIVANQPLVDAGTLDVDASEKLARFVRFCDAFGLPVVTFVDVPGYRPGAEQEHAGIIRRGAKVINAYATATVPLVTIVLRKAYGGAYIVMGSKAIGADLNFCWPGAEIAVLGAAGAVGIIHRRDLAKVHDEQGKEAAAAEHERLVAEYTDAVINPDKAVAIGEIDAVIAPEDTRSVIVDSLAALRAKNDARPDSPKKHDNIPL; from the coding sequence ATGGCGGACTCGCCCTCGACCTCGGCCTTCCGCCAGCGCATCGCCCGCGTCGACCGTGAGGCCGAGGAGCGCGCCGCCTCCCGGCAGCACGCCAAGGGCAAGCGCACCGCCCGGGAGCGCATCAACGACCTGCTCGACGACTCCACCTTCCTGGAGATCGGCCGCTACACCGGCTCCGGAGCGGGGGAGAAGGCCCGCCCCTCCGGCGTCGTGACCGGCTTCGGACAGATCGACGGCCGTCAGGTGGCCGTCTACTCCCAGGACTTCTCCGTCTCCGGAGGCGCCCTGGGCACCATCGAGGGGGACAAGATCGTCCGACTCCTGGACGATGCCCTGCGCCTGCGCATCCCCGTCATCGGGCTCATCGACTCCGGCGGCGCCAAGATCCAGGAGGGCGTGGGTGCCCTGCGTCAGTACGGGCGCATCTTCAACCGCACCTGCGCCGCCTCCGGCCTGGTCCCGCAGATCAGCGTCATCCTGGGTCCCTGCGCCGGCGGCGCCGTCTACAGCCCGGCGCTGACCGACTTCGTCATCGCCACCCGCCAGGCCTCCCACATGTTCGTCACCGGTCCCGACGTCGTGCGCGCCACAACCGGTGAGCAGATCAGCGCCGAGGACCTGGGCGGCGCACAGATCCACGGCTCGGTCTCCGGCGTCGTCCACTACGTGGCCGACGATGAGGAGGACGCCCTGGGGCAGGTGCGCAACTTCCTGGCCTATCTGCCCTCCTCTGCCGAGCTCGATGCTCCCATGTACGCCTACGACGACACCGACGCCCAGGCCGATGCCGAGGCCGCCCGCAGCGTCGGCGAGATCGTCCCGGCCTCCACCCGCCAGGCCTACGACGTCGTCGAGGTGGTCTCGGCGGTCGTCGACCACGGTGAGCTCGTCCAGGTTCAGGAGGAGTTCGCCGCCAACGTCGTGGTCGGCTTTGCCTGCTTCGAGGGCCACCCCGTGGGGATCGTCGCCAACCAGCCGCTGGTGGACGCCGGCACCCTGGATGTCGACGCCTCCGAGAAGCTCGCCCGCTTCGTGCGCTTCTGCGATGCCTTCGGGCTGCCGGTGGTCACCTTCGTCGACGTTCCCGGCTACCGGCCCGGCGCCGAGCAGGAGCACGCCGGCATCATCCGCCGCGGAGCAAAGGTCATCAACGCCTACGCCACCGCCACCGTGCCCCTGGTGACAATTGTCCTGCGCAAGGCCTACGGTGGCGCCTACATCGTCATGGGATCCAAGGCCATCGGCGCCGACCTCAACTTCTGCTGGCCGGGAGCCGAGATCGCCGTCCTGGGCGCCGCCGGCGCCGTCGGCATCATCCACCGCCGCGACCTGGCCAAGGTTCACGACGAGCAGGGCAAGGAGGCCGCCGCCGCCGAGCACGAGCGGCTCGTCGCCGAGTACACCGACGCCGTCATCAACCCGGACAAGGCCGTGGCCATCGGGGAGATCGACGCCGTCATCGCCCCCGAGGACACCCGCAGCGTCATCGTCGACTCACTGGCCGCGCTGCGCGCCAAGAACGACGCCCGCCCCGACTCGCCCAAGAAGCATGACAACATCCCCCTCTGA